Proteins encoded within one genomic window of Pseudostreptobacillus hongkongensis:
- a CDS encoding DNA methyltransferase: MIYIDPPYNTGKDFVYKDNFRDNIENYKKVTGQVSEEGIKLTTNTETNGRYHSDWLNMMYPRLKLARNLLTDDGVIFISIDDNEQANLKKMCDEIFGEENVELMIWNKEAEGSSGTLKVTQRFRKNHEYILVLYKMKEITEFRKINEALAGRENELQTANLAVNVEKEDKN; the protein is encoded by the coding sequence ATGATATATATAGATCCTCCGTATAATACAGGGAAAGATTTTGTGTATAAAGATAATTTTAGAGATAATATAGAAAACTATAAAAAGGTAACAGGACAAGTAAGTGAAGAAGGAATTAAATTAACAACTAATACAGAAACTAATGGAAGATATCATTCAGATTGGTTAAATATGATGTATCCAAGATTAAAGTTAGCAAGAAATTTACTAACAGATGATGGAGTAATATTTATATCAATAGATGATAATGAACAAGCGAATTTAAAAAAGATGTGTGATGAAATATTTGGGGAAGAAAATGTTGAGTTAATGATATGGAATAAAGAAGCTGAAGGTTCTTCAGGAACTTTAAAAGTGACACAAAGATTTAGGAAAAATCATGAGTATATTTTAGTTCTTTATAAAATGAAAGAAATAACAGAGTTCAGAAAAATAAATGAAGCTTTAGCTGGAAGAGAAAATGAGCTACAAACAGCAAATTTAGCAGTAAATGTAGAAAAAGAAGATAAAAATCA